Proteins found in one Alicyclobacillus cycloheptanicus genomic segment:
- the phoU gene encoding phosphate signaling complex protein PhoU, with protein sequence MQQRQTFDIALRELKLKLLHMGGDVQEAMRNAVESLKNVDRAAAQQVVDGDRRINRQENEIEDLCIRLIATQQPVATDLRKIVAGMRIASDLERMGDLAVDVAKSTLRLEGQRLMKPLVDIPRMSAIIDEMISDALNAYVENSTDLANKLASSDDQVDRIYRKIVEELFAASKEHPQVISQAMTLAFVGRYLERIGDHATNIGESVIYIVTGERSDLN encoded by the coding sequence GTGCAGCAACGACAGACGTTTGACATCGCGCTGCGGGAACTCAAGCTGAAATTACTTCATATGGGCGGCGATGTTCAGGAAGCCATGCGAAACGCGGTGGAATCACTGAAAAATGTCGATCGCGCTGCCGCCCAGCAAGTCGTCGATGGCGACCGTCGCATCAATCGTCAGGAAAACGAGATTGAGGACCTCTGCATTCGCCTCATTGCAACGCAGCAGCCGGTTGCGACAGACCTGCGCAAAATTGTCGCCGGCATGCGCATCGCGTCCGACTTGGAACGGATGGGCGATTTGGCTGTCGACGTGGCCAAGTCCACCCTTCGGCTCGAGGGGCAACGACTGATGAAGCCGCTCGTGGACATCCCGCGGATGTCTGCGATTATCGATGAGATGATTTCCGACGCATTGAACGCGTATGTCGAGAACAGCACTGATCTCGCCAATAAGCTGGCGTCTTCGGATGACCAGGTCGACCGCATCTACCGGAAGATTGTCGAAGAGCTGTTCGCCGCGAGCAAAGAACACCCCCAGGTCATTTCCCAGGCCATGACGCTGGCGTTTGTCGGCCGCTACCTGGAACGCATTGGCGACCATGCCACAAACATCGGCGAAAGTGTGATTTATATCGTGACGGGTGAACGCTCGGACTTGAATTAG
- a CDS encoding GntR family transcriptional regulator produces MKESTPLYHQLKAALLDEIESGRWQPNQRVPSEPELARQFGVSRTTVRLAVGDLAASGYVTRRQGRGTFVAARSGGHASSRLYGFAEDLRRHYPDVQLDIVRLRVEPASQTVASQLERPAGTQVITIHRMARVDGRPVFYETSWLVAPFHVQEAQLAAEKSSFDHVYGFFERNGIRVGLGTQTIRAALAGEEDVSRLGVAPGDPILVIVRTTRDDSGAPIEFSEVRYVGAMYQYEVNLTRSEA; encoded by the coding sequence ATGAAAGAAAGCACGCCGCTCTACCACCAGTTAAAAGCAGCGCTCTTGGACGAGATTGAATCGGGACGGTGGCAGCCAAATCAACGCGTGCCCTCGGAGCCAGAGCTGGCGCGTCAGTTTGGCGTCAGTCGGACGACCGTGCGGCTCGCCGTCGGCGACTTGGCCGCGAGCGGGTATGTCACCCGCAGACAGGGCCGCGGCACCTTTGTGGCCGCGCGCTCCGGCGGACACGCCTCCTCCCGGCTGTACGGGTTCGCGGAGGACCTTCGCCGCCACTATCCCGATGTGCAGCTGGACATTGTGCGCCTTCGCGTTGAACCCGCGAGTCAAACGGTAGCTTCGCAGCTGGAACGCCCAGCCGGCACACAGGTGATTACCATTCACCGGATGGCCCGCGTGGATGGGCGGCCCGTGTTCTACGAAACGTCATGGCTGGTGGCACCCTTTCATGTCCAAGAAGCCCAGTTGGCCGCGGAAAAATCGTCCTTTGACCACGTCTACGGATTCTTCGAGCGCAATGGCATCCGCGTCGGTCTTGGCACCCAGACGATTCGCGCGGCACTGGCGGGCGAAGAAGATGTGAGCCGGCTCGGCGTCGCACCCGGAGACCCCATCCTGGTCATCGTCCGGACCACACGGGACGATTCAGGCGCCCCCATTGAGTTCTCGGAGGTACGTTATGTGGGTGCGATGTATCAGTACGAAGTGAACTTGACGCGCAGTGAAGCGTAG
- a CDS encoding enoyl-CoA hydratase-related protein, with translation MEFQEVLYQVDGGVATVTLNRAEAMNALTRQLRKDLVAALGEAAADANVRAVLLTGAGRGFCVGQDVKELSEDYAKEGPEMGRLVETEYIPIVKALRTMPKPTVALVNGPAVGGGLALALAADFRVITEKSVLNPVFVKVGLAPDSGVSFYLSRMIGFARAVSVTLRGQGISPAEQVALGLASRVNATLEEAQAEAKALLDELANGPTEAYVRIRQLFDQTASLSFEDALVVEKNVQDDLAHTADHMEAVQAFLERRPPNFTGR, from the coding sequence GTGGAGTTTCAGGAAGTGTTGTATCAGGTTGACGGCGGCGTCGCCACAGTGACGCTGAATCGGGCGGAAGCGATGAATGCGCTGACGCGGCAGTTGCGCAAGGACCTGGTGGCGGCGCTTGGTGAAGCCGCGGCCGATGCCAACGTCCGGGCGGTGTTGTTGACTGGGGCGGGGCGCGGATTTTGCGTTGGGCAGGATGTCAAGGAATTATCCGAAGATTACGCGAAAGAGGGCCCTGAAATGGGGCGTCTCGTCGAGACGGAGTACATACCGATTGTCAAGGCGCTGCGCACGATGCCAAAGCCCACGGTCGCACTGGTCAACGGGCCGGCAGTCGGCGGTGGACTGGCACTTGCGCTCGCGGCGGATTTCCGTGTCATTACGGAAAAGAGTGTGCTTAACCCCGTGTTTGTGAAGGTCGGTCTGGCGCCAGACAGCGGCGTGAGCTTTTACCTTTCCCGGATGATTGGCTTTGCGCGCGCCGTGTCCGTCACGCTGCGCGGACAGGGCATCTCGCCCGCAGAGCAGGTGGCGCTGGGGCTCGCGTCACGCGTGAACGCGACGCTGGAAGAGGCGCAGGCAGAAGCGAAGGCGCTGTTGGACGAGCTGGCGAACGGGCCAACCGAAGCGTACGTGCGCATTCGTCAACTGTTCGACCAAACCGCCAGCCTGTCGTTTGAAGACGCGCTGGTGGTCGAGAAGAACGTCCAGGACGACCTGGCGCACACGGCCGATCACATGGAGGCTGTTCAGGCTTTCTTGGAGCGCCGCCCGCCAAACTTCACCGGGCGGTAA
- a CDS encoding CoA-transferase gives MPLESKYSVDEFIITAMARQFSGEVLVSSVTAFGALSARLAKALYAPDLAVLATPESGMEVLPMPTLTLGQFLTDAQSGIPLSMEEIFDAIFTDRFRIWINPAQIDQYGNTNITCIGDWHRPKVAMVGSRGIPEDTSHLSQIFYYVLKHERSVVKVVDFRSGAGNGPERDRDLGRYGAPTVLVSDLGVFNFTGPGGAMSVQSLHPGVTLEEVNEKSGFEVHAPAQIPVTPEPTEEDIRIIRAADPLEVRKWESLSGSQAAERFVNVYERERQTLHATWPQLKR, from the coding sequence ATGCCACTGGAGTCGAAGTACTCGGTTGATGAATTTATCATCACGGCGATGGCCCGGCAATTTTCCGGTGAGGTGTTGGTCAGCTCAGTGACGGCCTTTGGCGCTTTGTCGGCCCGCCTCGCGAAGGCGCTGTACGCCCCGGACTTGGCCGTGCTCGCCACGCCGGAGTCTGGAATGGAAGTCCTGCCCATGCCCACCCTGACCCTGGGGCAGTTTCTGACGGATGCACAAAGCGGCATCCCGCTCTCTATGGAAGAAATCTTCGACGCCATCTTCACCGATCGCTTTCGGATCTGGATTAACCCAGCGCAAATTGACCAGTATGGCAACACCAACATCACTTGCATTGGCGACTGGCATCGTCCGAAGGTGGCGATGGTGGGTTCGCGCGGCATTCCCGAGGATACGAGCCACTTGTCGCAGATTTTCTACTATGTGCTCAAGCACGAGCGCTCGGTGGTGAAGGTGGTGGACTTCCGCAGCGGGGCCGGCAATGGACCGGAGCGCGATCGCGATTTGGGAAGGTACGGCGCCCCGACGGTGCTCGTCTCCGACCTCGGTGTGTTCAACTTCACGGGGCCGGGCGGTGCGATGTCTGTGCAGTCCCTGCACCCGGGCGTGACGTTGGAAGAGGTCAATGAGAAGTCTGGGTTTGAGGTGCACGCCCCCGCGCAGATTCCGGTCACGCCCGAACCGACCGAAGAAGACATCCGCATCATCCGCGCCGCTGACCCGCTCGAAGTGCGGAAGTGGGAGTCTCTGTCGGGATCGCAGGCGGCAGAGCGGTTCGTCAACGTCTACGAACGGGAGCGCCAGACGCTGCACGCGACCTGGCCGCAGTTGAAGCGATGA
- the pstB gene encoding phosphate ABC transporter ATP-binding protein PstB, with protein MAKSISVRDLQAWYGSQLTLKGISMNIEAEKATAIIGPSGCGKSTFVRCLNRLHETLPMARVDGEVRLGEEDLYQMDPVDVRRVVGMVFQKPNPFPTLSIFDNVAIGLRLGGMRNKYELQQRVEESLRMAALWDEVKDRLNSPAVSLSGGQQQRLCIARALAVEPEVLLMDEPASALDPISTLRVEELVEQLKGSYTIVIVTHNMQQAARVADQTAFFLNGELVEFGDTTKIFTKPSDQRTEDYITGRFG; from the coding sequence GTGGCAAAATCCATTTCCGTACGCGACTTACAGGCTTGGTATGGTTCGCAGTTAACCTTAAAAGGCATCAGCATGAACATTGAAGCGGAGAAAGCAACCGCCATTATCGGGCCCTCCGGGTGCGGCAAATCTACGTTTGTCCGGTGCTTGAACCGCCTGCATGAAACGCTGCCCATGGCGCGCGTCGACGGCGAAGTCCGACTGGGCGAAGAAGATTTGTATCAGATGGATCCAGTCGATGTCCGCCGCGTCGTGGGGATGGTATTCCAGAAGCCCAACCCCTTTCCGACCTTGTCCATTTTCGACAATGTCGCCATCGGGCTGCGCCTGGGCGGCATGCGGAACAAATACGAATTACAGCAGCGCGTAGAAGAAAGCCTGCGCATGGCAGCCTTGTGGGACGAAGTCAAAGACCGGCTGAACTCCCCTGCCGTCTCCTTGTCGGGCGGCCAGCAGCAGCGACTTTGCATCGCGCGGGCATTGGCGGTCGAACCTGAAGTACTGCTGATGGACGAACCGGCATCGGCACTCGACCCAATCTCCACCCTGCGTGTCGAGGAATTGGTTGAGCAGCTCAAGGGCTCCTACACCATCGTGATCGTCACGCATAACATGCAGCAAGCGGCCCGCGTCGCCGACCAGACCGCCTTTTTCCTGAACGGCGAGCTGGTCGAGTTCGGTGACACCACGAAAATCTTCACGAAGCCGTCCGACCAGCGAACAGAGGATTACATCACAGGGCGGTTCGGATGA
- a CDS encoding C40 family peptidase: MNVRGKFLFGACVCLVSVPTMAFAATSQVTVKKGDTLYQIAHDNGTTVNAIESENHLKTTTIIPGQILKIPVAAAKQSAAKTVVKATTKKTAPKTTTSSKSSSSKSVSVAHPSGTVRYHVVTSGETLWSISQMYGVTVANLCSWNHISQNGVLHLGQKLVIYGGKKVVAAKPAAASSKTSSSTTSSTSKSLGSRSETQTGAVASGTMGEEVVSYAKEFLGVPYVWGGESVHGFDCSGLVQFTYAHFGVSLPRDSYSQYQRGSSVSESNLMPGDLVFFDTDGAGASHVGIYVGSGSFINAAGSDVQIDSLGESYWSSHYIGARRVD; the protein is encoded by the coding sequence GTGAACGTTCGCGGAAAATTTCTCTTCGGTGCTTGTGTGTGCTTGGTCAGCGTTCCGACCATGGCGTTTGCCGCCACGAGTCAGGTGACCGTGAAGAAGGGTGATACCCTCTATCAAATCGCGCACGACAACGGAACTACGGTTAATGCAATCGAATCGGAGAACCACCTCAAGACAACAACCATCATACCGGGACAAATCCTCAAGATTCCAGTGGCAGCCGCGAAACAAAGCGCTGCGAAAACGGTCGTGAAGGCCACAACGAAGAAGACCGCACCCAAGACAACCACTTCGAGCAAATCATCTTCTTCCAAATCGGTTTCTGTTGCGCATCCGTCAGGGACAGTTCGCTACCACGTCGTGACGAGCGGGGAAACACTGTGGTCCATTTCGCAAATGTACGGGGTGACCGTCGCGAATTTGTGCAGTTGGAACCATATTTCGCAGAACGGTGTGCTGCACCTCGGGCAGAAGCTGGTGATTTACGGAGGCAAGAAAGTCGTTGCCGCCAAGCCTGCGGCTGCCTCATCCAAAACGTCTTCCTCGACCACGTCTTCCACGTCGAAGAGCCTTGGCTCCAGAAGTGAAACCCAGACGGGGGCTGTTGCAAGCGGCACGATGGGTGAAGAAGTCGTCTCGTACGCCAAAGAGTTCCTCGGTGTGCCCTACGTCTGGGGCGGTGAATCAGTCCATGGGTTTGATTGCTCAGGACTCGTTCAATTTACATACGCACACTTTGGTGTGAGTTTGCCGAGAGACAGCTACAGCCAGTATCAGAGAGGAAGCTCCGTGTCGGAATCGAACTTGATGCCTGGTGACCTGGTGTTCTTTGATACAGACGGCGCTGGTGCGTCGCACGTGGGTATCTACGTGGGCAGTGGTTCGTTCATCAATGCAGCGGGCAGTGATGTGCAAATCGATTCGCTGGGTGAATCGTATTGGAGTTCGCATTACATCGGCGCACGCCGGGTTGATTGA
- a CDS encoding CoA transferase subunit A — MDKRLSLEEAVAEIQNGDTVAIGGSSLSRKPMALVRALARSGKKDLRVVVDVGGPDVDLLIGTGSVGEVVYAFVGFEVLGLAPHFRRARQSASIQFDEWTEYTVMAGLDATIKRVPFLPTHTGLGTDVLNVNRSFKRFKDPFHGEELVAVPAINPDVALIHVNYADVLGNGVILGDGHVDSLCAKAAKKTFMSCERIISPEELQRYGRDVQVLRVHTTGVIEVPWGAHPTGCAPDYRADLRHLQDYLTYCTKEDGWQSYQEQFIYTDHQRYLSNQGGVEELVARLKV; from the coding sequence GTGGACAAGCGGTTATCTCTGGAAGAGGCAGTGGCTGAAATTCAGAACGGGGATACGGTCGCCATTGGCGGTTCTTCGCTGTCCCGCAAGCCAATGGCGCTGGTCCGGGCACTGGCGCGAAGCGGCAAGAAAGACTTGCGCGTCGTCGTCGATGTCGGCGGTCCAGATGTGGATTTGTTGATTGGAACGGGATCGGTCGGAGAAGTGGTCTACGCGTTTGTGGGTTTTGAGGTCCTGGGGCTCGCGCCGCACTTTCGCCGCGCGCGTCAGAGTGCATCGATTCAGTTTGATGAATGGACAGAGTACACGGTCATGGCCGGCCTGGATGCGACCATCAAGCGTGTGCCGTTCCTGCCGACGCACACGGGACTCGGAACGGACGTGCTGAATGTGAACCGTTCGTTCAAGCGCTTCAAAGATCCGTTTCACGGCGAAGAACTGGTGGCGGTGCCAGCCATCAACCCGGACGTGGCGCTGATTCACGTGAACTATGCAGATGTGCTGGGCAACGGCGTGATTTTGGGCGACGGCCATGTCGACAGCTTGTGTGCCAAGGCCGCGAAGAAAACCTTCATGTCCTGCGAACGCATCATTTCGCCGGAAGAACTGCAGCGCTACGGCCGCGATGTCCAGGTGCTCCGCGTGCACACCACCGGTGTCATCGAGGTGCCCTGGGGTGCCCACCCGACAGGCTGTGCCCCGGACTATCGGGCTGACCTGCGCCACCTTCAGGATTACTTGACGTACTGCACGAAGGAAGACGGCTGGCAGTCGTACCAGGAGCAGTTCATCTACACAGACCACCAGCGGTATTTGAGCAATCAGGGCGGCGTCGAAGAGTTGGTCGCACGGCTGAAGGTATAA
- a CDS encoding SDR family NAD(P)-dependent oxidoreductase encodes MSLQGKRVLVTGGARGIGLATAKLFEAEGADVAIWALHPESIEEVRPQFRRPIVGQALDIGDFDAVRQAYRTLREELGPVDILVNNAGYTLTTRFLEEDPAYWERVVSTNLWGVVYTTQTVLPDMLEAGSGSIINVVSDAGRVGMQGEAMYAASKGGVMAFSKSIAQEFAKRGVRVNCVSPGPTRTRILEENSEHGDAGKLIERMVRRIPMRRIAEPEEVAQTIVFFASDASSHITGQVLSVSGGLTMV; translated from the coding sequence ATGAGTCTGCAAGGCAAGCGGGTCTTGGTGACGGGCGGCGCGCGGGGCATCGGCCTCGCGACCGCAAAGTTGTTCGAGGCAGAGGGGGCCGACGTCGCCATCTGGGCGCTGCATCCGGAAAGCATTGAGGAAGTCCGGCCGCAGTTTCGCCGTCCTATCGTCGGACAGGCGCTGGATATCGGGGATTTTGATGCGGTGCGTCAAGCCTATCGAACCCTGCGGGAGGAACTGGGGCCGGTTGACATTCTGGTCAACAATGCAGGGTACACCCTGACCACGCGGTTCTTAGAGGAGGACCCGGCGTACTGGGAGCGGGTCGTCTCGACCAACCTGTGGGGGGTCGTCTACACGACCCAGACGGTGCTGCCGGATATGCTGGAAGCGGGCAGCGGGTCCATCATCAACGTGGTCTCCGACGCCGGACGCGTGGGCATGCAGGGTGAGGCCATGTACGCGGCGTCGAAGGGCGGCGTGATGGCGTTCTCGAAGTCGATTGCGCAGGAGTTTGCCAAGCGCGGCGTGCGCGTGAACTGTGTGTCACCCGGGCCGACCCGGACGCGGATTTTGGAGGAAAACAGCGAGCACGGCGATGCGGGGAAGCTGATTGAGCGCATGGTCCGGCGCATTCCGATGCGCAGAATCGCCGAGCCGGAAGAAGTGGCGCAGACAATTGTGTTCTTCGCGAGCGATGCGTCGTCGCACATCACGGGGCAGGTCCTGTCGGTGTCCGGCGGCCTGACCATGGTATAA
- a CDS encoding SDR family oxidoreductase gives MSELLAGKKVLVTGSSRGIGRATAVAMARHGADVVVHYNRQADLAGEVAAEIRSLGREALVVQANLESLEDIDHMFDVVEQAFGRLDVYVANAAATAFKPLMEMKPHHIDRTYQLLIQGLVRAAQRSVPLMGDRGGRILAVSGHGVDFTLPLYGSIGSAKGAEESLIRYLAYELGPRQITCNAVAPGVVDTDSARFYKGDAYAEFNHVVSSHTPLGRLATPEDVADVLVFMASDMARFITGQVIRVDGGLTLTSGPFEVTK, from the coding sequence ATGAGTGAACTGCTTGCAGGCAAGAAAGTTCTCGTTACCGGCAGTTCGCGCGGCATTGGCCGCGCGACCGCCGTTGCAATGGCCAGGCATGGCGCGGATGTCGTCGTTCATTACAATCGTCAAGCCGATCTCGCGGGCGAGGTCGCGGCGGAAATCCGCAGCCTCGGACGAGAAGCGCTGGTGGTCCAGGCCAACCTGGAATCATTAGAAGACATCGACCATATGTTTGATGTAGTGGAACAAGCCTTTGGACGTCTTGACGTCTACGTTGCCAATGCGGCGGCGACTGCGTTCAAACCGCTGATGGAAATGAAGCCGCACCACATCGACCGGACTTATCAACTGCTTATCCAAGGACTGGTGCGGGCAGCGCAGCGCAGCGTGCCGCTGATGGGTGACCGCGGCGGGCGTATTCTGGCTGTTTCCGGACACGGTGTTGACTTTACCTTGCCCCTTTACGGGTCCATCGGGTCAGCCAAAGGTGCGGAAGAATCCCTGATTCGCTATTTGGCCTACGAACTTGGACCGCGGCAGATTACCTGTAACGCCGTCGCGCCAGGCGTGGTGGACACGGACTCGGCGCGCTTCTACAAGGGAGATGCGTACGCAGAGTTCAATCACGTCGTCAGCAGCCACACGCCACTCGGGCGGCTGGCCACGCCGGAGGACGTCGCCGACGTGCTGGTCTTTATGGCGAGCGATATGGCGCGGTTTATCACAGGTCAAGTCATTCGTGTCGATGGGGGCCTGACCCTGACGTCAGGTCCATTTGAAGTCACCAAGTGA
- a CDS encoding SDR family oxidoreductase translates to MAETMLPKGTLSGRTAVVTGGGSGIGFGIASELARLGATVVLAGRKQERLEAAAQEIQTAGGQALAVPTDIRDPEQVDHLMNTAVEQTGRLDILVNNAAGNFIVDSDKLSVNGWNSVVNTVLNGTFYCTRAAGLKMIELGNGGRMLSVVASYAWTGGPRTVHSVAAKAGVIAMTKTLGVEWAHYGIRVNAICPGPTDTEGARPLWADPEEEKRLKAKIPVGRFGTVQEMAQAASYLLSPYADFVNGEVFVIDGGEWLGKGLTS, encoded by the coding sequence ATGGCAGAAACGATGTTGCCGAAAGGTACGCTGTCTGGTCGGACAGCCGTAGTGACGGGCGGAGGTTCGGGCATTGGATTTGGGATCGCGTCGGAGTTGGCGCGGCTGGGCGCCACGGTCGTGCTTGCTGGGCGTAAGCAGGAACGGCTGGAGGCCGCGGCGCAGGAGATTCAGACCGCCGGCGGACAAGCGCTGGCGGTGCCGACGGACATCCGCGATCCGGAGCAGGTCGACCACCTGATGAACACCGCCGTGGAACAGACCGGGCGGCTGGACATCTTGGTCAACAACGCGGCGGGCAACTTCATTGTGGACAGTGACAAGTTGTCGGTGAACGGCTGGAACTCGGTGGTCAACACTGTGTTGAACGGCACCTTTTACTGCACACGTGCCGCCGGGCTGAAGATGATTGAACTGGGCAACGGCGGCCGGATGCTGTCGGTGGTGGCCAGTTACGCATGGACCGGCGGACCGCGCACCGTGCACTCCGTGGCGGCCAAAGCAGGGGTCATCGCGATGACCAAGACGCTGGGCGTCGAGTGGGCGCACTATGGGATTCGCGTCAACGCGATTTGCCCCGGTCCAACTGACACGGAGGGGGCTCGGCCGCTGTGGGCGGATCCGGAAGAAGAGAAGCGCCTGAAGGCCAAGATTCCGGTCGGCCGCTTCGGCACGGTCCAGGAAATGGCGCAGGCCGCCAGCTATCTGTTGTCGCCGTACGCGGACTTTGTGAACGGTGAAGTGTTTGTCATTGACGGTGGGGAATGGCTCGGAAAGGGACTGACTTCATGA
- a CDS encoding MFS transporter, with protein MSSTHPVASPDGRSYAAAPKRRLPLSAVYQRKSYHWYVVGTVCIGAFMAAVDASIVNIALPRLQHDFHATMSTITWVSLVYLLTLAALIIPLGRLADMFGRRWMYASGFTVFMAGSLLCAVSLDLSFLLAARIVQAVGAAMLQANSVSIITAATPAMDRGKAIGIQGSAQAIGLSLGPVIGGALLSFFGWRWIFFVNVPISIFGTLLAILLLPPDKPPMPRVKFDYLGAVTFVPPLVALIYVLNTGRSDGWTSPWLVACGVVMVVGAVAFFLVERKSPHPMVDLSLFNNAAIAMGSITGVLSFALMYAITLLGPFELDHLGSIRAYEAGLCMMVIPLGMTLFTPISGVLADRLSTRILTAAGMSFAILGSALLAADARFVHEGGGYPLLLAGFFLVGAGLGVFTPPNNSSVMGHAPRAHLGVTGSVLNLARTLGMSLGVTLGSLFYQFFLSVHGAANEAHATPLQMVHAFGDAYLLIAVIGLLALVLSVIHASPSRRHHATDN; from the coding sequence ATGTCGTCAACACACCCGGTGGCATCACCAGACGGCCGTTCATACGCCGCAGCACCAAAGCGGCGGCTCCCATTGTCCGCGGTCTATCAACGCAAGTCCTACCACTGGTATGTCGTGGGGACCGTTTGTATCGGCGCATTCATGGCGGCCGTCGACGCAAGCATTGTCAACATCGCGCTGCCCAGGCTCCAGCATGACTTCCATGCGACGATGAGCACCATCACCTGGGTCAGCCTCGTCTACCTGCTCACTCTGGCGGCGCTCATCATTCCCTTGGGGCGCCTCGCAGACATGTTCGGCCGCCGGTGGATGTATGCCAGCGGATTTACGGTGTTTATGGCCGGGTCCCTCTTGTGCGCCGTCTCGCTCGATCTCTCGTTTCTGCTCGCGGCGCGCATTGTTCAAGCGGTGGGTGCCGCGATGCTGCAGGCCAACAGTGTCTCCATCATCACCGCGGCGACACCCGCCATGGACCGTGGGAAAGCCATCGGCATTCAGGGCAGCGCCCAAGCCATTGGCCTGAGTCTCGGACCCGTGATTGGCGGGGCATTGTTGTCCTTCTTTGGGTGGCGCTGGATTTTCTTCGTCAACGTACCCATCAGCATTTTCGGCACCCTCCTCGCCATCCTCCTGCTCCCGCCCGACAAACCGCCGATGCCTCGGGTAAAGTTTGACTACCTGGGTGCCGTCACGTTTGTCCCGCCGTTGGTGGCCTTGATTTACGTGCTCAACACCGGCCGCAGCGACGGATGGACATCGCCTTGGCTCGTCGCCTGCGGCGTGGTAATGGTCGTCGGGGCCGTGGCATTTTTCCTGGTGGAACGAAAAAGCCCGCACCCGATGGTGGATTTGTCCCTGTTCAACAACGCCGCCATCGCCATGGGCAGCATCACAGGGGTTCTCTCGTTCGCCCTGATGTATGCCATCACCCTGCTTGGCCCCTTCGAACTCGACCACCTTGGCTCCATCCGGGCCTACGAGGCCGGACTGTGCATGATGGTGATCCCGCTCGGAATGACACTGTTCACACCGATTTCGGGTGTGCTAGCCGACCGCCTCAGCACGCGCATCCTCACCGCCGCCGGCATGTCTTTTGCCATTCTGGGCTCCGCCCTCCTTGCCGCGGATGCCCGTTTCGTACACGAAGGCGGCGGGTATCCGCTGCTCCTGGCTGGTTTCTTCCTCGTCGGGGCTGGACTCGGCGTGTTCACACCACCGAACAACAGCAGTGTCATGGGGCACGCCCCACGTGCACACCTTGGCGTGACGGGCAGCGTCCTCAACCTGGCCAGAACGCTTGGTATGAGTCTGGGTGTCACACTGGGCAGCCTGTTCTATCAGTTCTTCCTGTCCGTTCACGGCGCAGCCAACGAGGCACATGCCACACCCCTGCAAATGGTGCACGCCTTCGGGGATGCGTACTTGTTGATTGCGGTCATTGGACTGCTCGCACTCGTCCTCTCCGTTATCCATGCAAGCCCATCCCGTCGACATCACGCGACAGACAATTGA